Proteins encoded together in one Candidatus Margulisiibacteriota bacterium window:
- a CDS encoding VIT1/CCC1 transporter family protein, whose amino-acid sequence MNNNSPSTGQLGRKTIGLLLNFQKNEISEHLIYARLSALAKTDNNRSIIAKISADELRHYNVYKSYTKQDVKPNRFKIWWYLFLARIFGITFSIKLMENGEKGAQEVYRRMIGILPEIEQIIKDESGHENELVKLIDEEKLKYIGAVVLGMNDALVELTGTLAGLTFALQNGKLVGVAGLITGVAAALSMAASEYLSAKVDGHMNPLRASFYTGLTYFIVVSFLVLPFLLLNSPFIAILFTLLTAVIMIGLFNYYYSVVKEVAFPRRFAEMLAISLGVAFLSFVIGLIIRQFLGIDV is encoded by the coding sequence ATGAACAATAATTCCCCGTCAACCGGACAGCTCGGCCGCAAAACCATTGGGCTTCTGCTGAATTTTCAAAAGAACGAGATCAGCGAGCATCTTATTTACGCTCGGCTTTCCGCCTTGGCCAAGACCGACAACAATCGTTCAATTATTGCTAAAATATCCGCCGACGAGCTCCGGCATTATAATGTATATAAAAGCTACACCAAACAGGATGTTAAACCGAACCGTTTTAAAATCTGGTGGTATCTTTTCCTCGCCCGGATATTTGGCATCACTTTTAGTATCAAGCTGATGGAGAACGGCGAAAAAGGGGCGCAGGAAGTTTATCGGCGGATGATCGGCATTCTTCCCGAGATCGAGCAGATAATCAAGGACGAGAGCGGTCACGAGAACGAGCTGGTCAAGCTGATCGACGAGGAGAAGCTGAAATATATCGGCGCGGTGGTGCTGGGGATGAATGACGCGCTGGTCGAGCTGACCGGCACCCTCGCCGGCCTGACCTTTGCCCTGCAGAACGGAAAACTAGTCGGCGTCGCCGGGCTGATCACCGGCGTCGCGGCCGCGCTCTCCATGGCCGCTTCGGAATATCTCTCCGCCAAGGTCGACGGCCACATGAACCCCCTCCGGGCGTCGTTTTACACCGGGCTGACCTATTTTATCGTCGTCTCTTTTCTCGTCCTCCCATTCTTATTGCTGAATAGCCCATTCATCGCTATCCTCTTCACGCTTCTGACCGCCGTCATCATGATCGGGCTCTTTAATTATTATTATTCGGTGGTCAAAGAGGTGGCCTTCCCCCGCCGCTTCGCCGAAATGCTGGCCATAAGTCTCGGTGTCGCCTTTTTAAGCTTCGTGATCGGCTTGATCATTAGGCAGTTCTTGGGAATAGATGTCTAA
- a CDS encoding pyrimidine/purine nucleoside phosphorylase — protein MVKVNEYFGGQVKSLTINSLDGRETVGVMETGDYEFGTEGKERMNVISGSMTVKLPGKNDWQVFSEDSKFEVPANSKFQVKVIADAAYLCEYL, from the coding sequence ATGGTCAAGGTAAATGAATATTTTGGCGGTCAGGTCAAATCGCTGACGATCAATTCGCTCGATGGCCGGGAGACGGTCGGCGTGATGGAGACCGGCGATTACGAGTTCGGGACCGAGGGCAAGGAAAGAATGAACGTCATTTCGGGTTCGATGACCGTTAAACTCCCCGGAAAGAACGATTGGCAGGTCTTTTCCGAGGACTCTAAGTTCGAGGTCCCGGCCAATTCAAAATTCCAGGTGAAAGTCATCGCGGACGCCGCTTATCTTTGCGAGTATTTATGA
- a CDS encoding D-alanine--D-alanine ligase, with product MKNLKSKKIAVLCGGRSGEREVSLRSGKRVFESLKKQKFNVTMFDLSDDLVTQLKKKKIDLVYIALHGKYGEDGTVQGLLEIANIPYTGSKVLASALAMNKLAAKKILEASGLPTPRYFEIDSNSEVRPQADKLKRVFPFPLVVKPVSEGSSLGVSLVKKEDDLERVLAKTVHDYHHVFVEEFIKGREITVGVIGREDDLQALPVLELVPRHDFYDFEAKYTSGLTEFILPARLPKPLYKRVQEIALAAHRALGCYGVSRVDMIVSRDHIPYVTELNSIPGMTEQSDLPAEAKAAGLSFDELVVKILESAY from the coding sequence ATGAAAAACCTTAAAAGCAAAAAGATCGCTGTTCTTTGCGGCGGACGTTCGGGAGAGAGAGAAGTCTCCCTCCGCTCGGGCAAGCGGGTTTTTGAATCGCTGAAGAAACAGAAATTCAACGTCACGATGTTCGATCTCTCCGACGACCTCGTCACCCAGTTGAAGAAAAAGAAGATCGACCTCGTCTATATCGCCCTCCATGGCAAATACGGCGAGGACGGGACGGTCCAGGGCCTGCTCGAGATCGCCAATATCCCCTACACCGGCTCCAAAGTGCTGGCGTCAGCCCTGGCCATGAACAAGCTGGCGGCAAAAAAAATCCTTGAAGCCTCGGGGCTCCCTACCCCGCGCTATTTTGAGATCGACTCGAATTCCGAGGTCCGGCCGCAAGCCGACAAGCTCAAACGGGTCTTCCCCTTTCCGCTCGTCGTCAAACCGGTCTCCGAGGGATCAAGTCTTGGCGTCTCGCTGGTCAAAAAAGAGGACGACCTGGAGCGGGTCCTCGCCAAGACCGTCCATGATTATCATCACGTTTTTGTCGAGGAATTCATCAAGGGACGCGAGATCACGGTCGGCGTGATCGGCCGGGAGGACGACCTGCAGGCCCTGCCGGTCCTCGAGCTCGTTCCGCGCCATGACTTCTACGACTTTGAGGCCAAATACACTTCGGGATTGACCGAATTTATTCTCCCGGCCCGGCTGCCTAAACCGCTTTATAAGCGGGTCCAGGAGATCGCCCTCGCCGCCCACCGCGCCCTCGGTTGTTACGGCGTTTCGCGGGTCGACATGATCGTTTCCCGCGACCATATTCCCTACGTCACCGAGCTCAATTCTATCCCGGGGATGACCGAGCAGTCCGACCTGCCGGCCGAAGCCAAAGCGGCCGGCCTCTCCTTCGACGAATTGGTGGTCAAGATACTTGAAAGCGCGTACTAA
- a CDS encoding ImmA/IrrE family metallo-endopeptidase produces the protein MASLAEISTEAEEIACKYNPDGLSPFPFENILQDKSDLKILDSYKLPENVSGAIVLNNDVNKYLILVNKQKPVTRQYFTTAHEIGHYFLHKEQIKSSNIIVDYEDLLDSNSALFRADSITTNQIEREANNFAAVLLMPEKLVRTVWAKLNNIEECAKVFNVSVIAMSIRLGKLGLAI, from the coding sequence ATGGCATCATTAGCTGAAATTTCCACAGAAGCGGAAGAAATAGCTTGTAAATATAACCCCGATGGCTTATCACCCTTCCCCTTTGAGAATATTCTACAAGACAAATCAGATCTAAAAATACTTGATTCCTATAAATTGCCTGAAAATGTGTCTGGCGCGATTGTTTTAAATAATGATGTTAATAAATATTTAATATTAGTAAATAAACAAAAGCCAGTTACTAGACAATATTTTACTACCGCGCATGAAATTGGTCATTATTTTCTACATAAAGAACAAATCAAAAGCAGCAACATTATTGTTGATTATGAAGATTTACTCGATAGCAATAGCGCCCTCTTTAGAGCGGATTCTATAACAACTAATCAGATTGAAAGAGAAGCAAACAATTTTGCCGCAGTACTTCTTATGCCGGAGAAATTAGTGCGAACAGTGTGGGCAAAACTCAATAACATAGAAGAATGCGCGAAAGTTTTTAATGTTTCTGTAATAGCAATGAGCATCCGATTGGGGAAGTTGGGCCTGGCAATATAA
- a CDS encoding DUF262 domain-containing HNH endonuclease family protein produces the protein MEIKSIDKTVDELLASNYYCIPRFQRPYSWDQENIMDFWNDSIADRKSNDDYFIGSMVVFPGNNGYLNVVDGQQRLTSIIMLLCALRNVFEEESFNEYALGTQNIIEKVNNKNQKQFVLKTETSYPYFQENILKYKSSGEPISVKPEEINIKNAYELLTKLIRDSIVAVKGTPSMGAERCKSEIEKLLTSIRDKILSLKLIFIKLKQEDDAYIIFETLNTRGKDLTISDLLRNFITKNIRPETTDVDSAKMTWEKIKDVINGSSAEIDVDTYIHHYWLSKYSYLPSKMLFKEIRLVIKGPEVQAFLDDLYLNADYYRQIHETGYIKWSQEEGAIKASLNALQVFKVKQQVPLILSVLRSYRAKSLKIKNVQDIFTAIENFHFIFTAVTSTRSSGGISAMYVKAAIDVDNAKTSEEKVRLLRDFKAKLRERIPSIDEFRIAFNEIYYTESMTKQKQIVKYILTKYHINYFNALPIDKEKTTIEHLASQRLISDGLPEQVCGKLGNLILVTKEANSEQLKSKSFKDKVKMLKKSKYPLDEYLEKTKIWNGETIGERTNIMADEAYNNIWKIS, from the coding sequence ATGGAAATTAAATCAATTGATAAGACCGTCGATGAGTTATTGGCATCAAATTATTATTGCATTCCAAGATTCCAAAGGCCTTATTCTTGGGATCAAGAAAATATTATGGATTTTTGGAATGATTCGATCGCTGATAGAAAGTCTAATGACGATTATTTTATTGGATCAATGGTGGTGTTCCCAGGCAATAATGGATATTTGAATGTTGTTGATGGGCAACAGCGCCTGACTTCAATTATAATGTTGCTTTGTGCATTGCGTAACGTATTTGAGGAAGAATCGTTTAATGAGTACGCCCTCGGTACTCAAAATATTATAGAAAAAGTAAACAACAAAAATCAAAAACAATTTGTTTTGAAGACCGAAACCTCATACCCTTATTTTCAAGAAAACATTCTTAAGTATAAAAGCAGCGGCGAACCCATTTCCGTTAAGCCGGAAGAAATTAATATTAAAAATGCTTACGAACTATTGACCAAATTGATACGCGATTCAATCGTGGCAGTTAAGGGTACCCCTTCTATGGGAGCGGAAAGATGCAAGTCAGAAATTGAGAAGTTGCTGACTTCTATTAGAGATAAAATATTATCTCTAAAACTGATATTTATTAAGCTAAAACAAGAGGATGACGCATACATCATATTTGAAACTCTAAATACAAGAGGTAAAGATTTAACAATATCGGATTTACTTAGGAACTTTATTACAAAAAATATTAGGCCAGAGACAACAGATGTTGATAGCGCAAAAATGACCTGGGAAAAGATAAAAGATGTTATCAATGGATCGTCTGCGGAAATAGATGTTGATACCTATATTCATCACTATTGGCTTTCAAAATATAGCTATTTGCCATCAAAAATGCTTTTTAAGGAGATTAGGTTAGTAATTAAAGGGCCTGAAGTTCAAGCATTCTTGGATGATCTTTATCTTAATGCAGATTATTATCGCCAAATACATGAGACTGGTTACATAAAATGGAGCCAAGAAGAGGGCGCAATAAAAGCTTCTTTAAATGCGTTGCAAGTATTTAAAGTAAAGCAACAAGTGCCCCTGATATTATCAGTCCTGCGTTCATATCGAGCAAAAAGTTTGAAAATAAAAAACGTTCAAGATATATTTACAGCAATAGAGAATTTTCATTTTATTTTTACTGCGGTAACTTCAACGCGCTCATCAGGCGGAATATCTGCTATGTATGTTAAGGCGGCAATAGATGTTGATAACGCCAAAACATCAGAAGAGAAGGTCAGATTGCTCCGCGACTTTAAGGCGAAATTGAGGGAAAGAATCCCCAGTATAGATGAATTTAGAATTGCTTTTAATGAAATATATTATACTGAATCAATGACTAAGCAGAAGCAGATTGTAAAATATATATTAACAAAATACCATATCAACTATTTTAATGCATTGCCAATAGATAAGGAAAAGACAACAATTGAGCACCTCGCTTCTCAGCGCTTGATTTCTGATGGCTTACCTGAACAAGTATGTGGCAAGTTGGGGAATTTAATTTTGGTTACTAAAGAGGCAAATAGCGAGCAACTGAAAAGTAAAAGCTTCAAGGATAAAGTAAAAATGCTTAAAAAAAGCAAATATCCTTTAGATGAATATTTGGAAAAAACCAAAATATGGAATGGGGAAACAATAGGAGAAAGAACGAATATTATGGCAGACGAGGCATATAATAATATATGGAAAATATCATAA
- a CDS encoding tautomerase family protein: MPIVKISLWAGRDAELKKKLIENVTKTVCETVKCPPEVVIVVLEDIPKENWGQGGKQGG, from the coding sequence ATGCCGATAGTCAAAATAAGTTTATGGGCCGGGCGGGACGCCGAGCTGAAAAAGAAACTGATCGAGAACGTGACCAAGACGGTTTGCGAGACGGTTAAATGCCCGCCCGAGGTGGTCATTGTCGTGCTGGAAGATATTCCGAAAGAAAATTGGGGTCAAGGAGGAAAACAAGGTGGCTGA
- a CDS encoding nitroreductase family protein, giving the protein MIKLPAPKELGKKSVLAALKARKTVREISGKKLSLQLLSNLPWAADGVNRKKGPFGIPGRTAGSASNSQEIDLYVALEDGVYLYEAIPHQLTPVVSGDLRPLAINKGQGNLGANAPARIIYVVDLDKLTHSKGYMEPGLKDEEVQKSYYYVDTGWIAGNLAAYAASQGLTAWFHNCQKGALAEKLKLNSNQRVLFAQTVGWVERGSI; this is encoded by the coding sequence ATGATCAAGCTTCCCGCTCCCAAGGAGCTCGGTAAAAAAAGCGTCCTGGCGGCGCTGAAAGCAAGAAAGACGGTTCGCGAGATCAGCGGCAAAAAGCTTTCCCTCCAGCTCCTATCCAATCTCCCCTGGGCGGCAGATGGCGTTAACCGGAAAAAAGGTCCTTTTGGCATTCCCGGGCGAACGGCCGGCTCGGCGAGCAACTCGCAGGAGATCGACCTTTATGTCGCGCTGGAAGACGGGGTTTATCTCTATGAAGCGATCCCACATCAGCTCACTCCAGTCGTCTCCGGCGACCTCCGTCCTCTGGCGATCAATAAAGGGCAGGGGAATCTCGGCGCCAACGCTCCGGCGCGGATCATTTACGTGGTCGATCTCGATAAATTGACCCATTCGAAGGGGTATATGGAGCCGGGGTTGAAGGACGAGGAGGTCCAAAAGTCGTATTATTATGTTGATACCGGCTGGATCGCGGGAAACCTTGCCGCCTACGCCGCCTCGCAAGGTCTAACGGCCTGGTTCCATAACTGTCAGAAGGGGGCTTTGGCTGAAAAGTTGAAGTTGAACTCGAATCAACGGGTCCTGTTTGCACAGACGGTTGGATGGGTGGAACGAGGAAGTATTTAA
- a CDS encoding serine hydrolase: MTLLCLILLASTARADLAARVQRLTAPYGNKVGFTFLDLKSGRQLSVNGSREYPAASVAKVPVMACALHLSDLGQLNLKKKVLFRESDKLEGAGVLRWIPAGQEYTLWNLLRLMITLSDNTATRLAVLSVGTTEINSYVKELGLRQTRVIDPTMLVEPPATNNNLTTPDEMAKVVAAIYCRRGFTKGAAKQMITWMNYQRYRWGIWRGVPPGTYVANKTGQLEGILNDVGIVYTKKGDYILSIFTWGFPKVREARILINELSRAAYEEYTGEKVLDPRPAKRAAIVRRNGRPVKKTALKRRAFKKRTIKRPSVRRTAAKPRARRHHPARKQIG; encoded by the coding sequence ATGACTTTGCTCTGCTTAATCCTCCTCGCCTCAACAGCTCGAGCCGACCTGGCCGCTCGCGTCCAGCGGCTGACCGCCCCTTACGGTAATAAGGTCGGTTTTACTTTCCTCGACCTCAAAAGCGGCCGGCAGTTAAGCGTTAACGGCTCCCGGGAATATCCCGCCGCTTCGGTCGCCAAGGTCCCGGTCATGGCTTGCGCCCTTCATCTCTCCGACCTGGGCCAGCTCAACCTTAAAAAGAAGGTCCTCTTTCGGGAGAGCGACAAGCTCGAGGGGGCCGGCGTCCTCCGCTGGATCCCCGCCGGCCAGGAATATACCCTCTGGAACCTGCTCCGGCTAATGATCACTCTCTCCGACAATACGGCGACCCGCCTCGCTGTTTTGTCGGTCGGCACGACCGAGATCAATTCATATGTAAAAGAGCTCGGCCTGCGCCAAACCCGGGTCATCGACCCGACCATGCTGGTCGAACCGCCGGCCACGAATAATAATCTGACCACCCCCGACGAAATGGCGAAAGTCGTCGCCGCGATCTATTGCCGCCGCGGGTTTACCAAAGGGGCGGCCAAACAGATGATCACCTGGATGAATTACCAGCGCTACCGCTGGGGGATCTGGCGCGGCGTCCCCCCCGGGACCTACGTCGCCAATAAAACCGGCCAGCTGGAGGGGATCCTGAACGACGTCGGGATCGTTTACACCAAAAAAGGGGATTATATTCTCTCGATCTTTACCTGGGGTTTCCCGAAAGTTCGCGAAGCGCGAATCTTAATTAATGAGCTCTCCCGCGCGGCTTATGAAGAATATACCGGCGAAAAAGTGCTCGATCCCCGACCGGCGAAACGGGCGGCTATCGTCAGGCGCAACGGACGCCCGGTGAAAAAAACTGCGCTCAAAAGGAGAGCCTTCAAGAAGCGAACGATCAAACGACCCTCAGTGCGCCGCACAGCGGCAAAGCCCCGGGCGCGCCGTCACCATCCGGCCCGCAAACAAATCGGCTGA
- the dmpI gene encoding 4-oxalocrotonate tautomerase DmpI, with protein MPSAEITGPKIESVELKRALVKEVTDAMEKAYKFPRQAYVVTITETSPENVGVGGVLIADRQKK; from the coding sequence ATGCCAAGCGCGGAAATTACCGGACCGAAGATCGAGAGTGTGGAACTAAAGCGGGCGCTGGTCAAGGAAGTGACGGATGCGATGGAAAAGGCTTATAAATTCCCTCGCCAGGCCTACGTCGTCACGATCACCGAAACCTCGCCGGAGAATGTGGGAGTTGGCGGGGTTTTGATAGCGGATAGGCAGAAGAAGTAG
- a CDS encoding isocitrate/isopropylmalate dehydrogenase family protein, whose product MVYKITLIPGDGIGPEVSDAARRCVDATGVKIDWEIAEAGADVIGKYGTPLPESTLASIRKNKVALKGPLTTPIGTGFRSVNVAIRKELDLYACLRPTRSYKGVRSRYADIDLVIVRENTEDLYAGIEFEEGKPETKTLIAEIEKLAKKKIKPDSGISIKPISISGSKRIAKFAFEYAVKHGRKKVTAISKANIMKFTDGLFFKAAQEVAKEYAGKIEYEERLIDNMCMQLVQKPELYDVLCLPNLYGDILSDLCAGLIGGLGIAPGANLGEGIAVFEAIHGSAPKYTGQNKVNPVAMILSAVLMLNYLGEKEAAQRLDAAVANVIAEGKSVTYDLKPDRNDPTAVGTSQMADAIIAAL is encoded by the coding sequence ATGGTTTACAAGATAACTTTAATTCCCGGCGACGGGATCGGGCCGGAAGTTTCGGACGCGGCGCGGCGCTGTGTTGACGCGACCGGGGTCAAGATCGACTGGGAGATCGCCGAAGCGGGGGCCGATGTCATCGGTAAATACGGGACGCCTCTGCCGGAATCCACATTAGCTTCGATCCGGAAGAACAAGGTTGCCCTCAAGGGACCGCTGACCACGCCGATCGGGACCGGTTTCCGCTCGGTCAATGTCGCCATCCGCAAGGAACTTGATCTTTACGCCTGTTTACGGCCCACCAGGTCTTATAAAGGGGTCCGCTCAAGATACGCCGACATCGATCTGGTCATCGTCAGAGAAAACACCGAAGACCTCTATGCCGGCATTGAATTTGAAGAGGGGAAGCCCGAGACTAAAACTTTGATCGCGGAGATCGAAAAGCTCGCCAAAAAGAAGATCAAGCCCGATTCGGGGATTTCCATCAAGCCGATCTCGATTAGCGGGTCCAAACGGATTGCCAAGTTTGCGTTTGAATACGCCGTCAAGCACGGCCGCAAAAAAGTTACCGCTATTTCCAAAGCGAACATCATGAAATTCACCGACGGGCTCTTCTTCAAGGCGGCCCAGGAAGTGGCCAAGGAGTACGCGGGGAAGATCGAGTATGAAGAGCGGCTGATCGACAATATGTGTATGCAGTTGGTCCAAAAACCGGAGCTCTACGATGTCCTCTGCCTGCCGAACCTCTACGGCGACATCTTGTCCGACCTTTGCGCCGGCCTGATCGGCGGCCTGGGGATCGCCCCGGGGGCAAATTTAGGCGAGGGGATCGCCGTCTTTGAAGCGATCCACGGTTCCGCGCCGAAATATACCGGCCAGAACAAAGTCAATCCGGTGGCGATGATCTTGTCCGCCGTGCTGATGCTTAATTATCTGGGGGAGAAAGAAGCCGCGCAACGCTTGGATGCCGCGGTGGCTAACGTTATCGCCGAGGGGAAGAGCGTAACTTATGACTTGAAACCCGACCGGAACGACCCAACAGCTGTCGGGACTTCACAGATGGCTGACGCGATCATCGCTGCCCTCTAG
- a CDS encoding zeta toxin family protein: MDKRTKRFIVLAGANGTGKTTVANELLKEYSLEFLNADLIAIKAKSRISAGKMFIKIMDKAIDRKASIAAESTLSGSSLAKTVKKVKRLGYRVSIIYIFVDNPKVALERIKVRVEAGGHDVPKEDVIRRFYRSKENFWRIYKDIADEWTILYNGMERLVPVAAGGKSGFEIMDDSLFNLFKKGK, encoded by the coding sequence ATGGATAAAAGAACTAAACGTTTCATAGTTTTGGCCGGCGCCAATGGCACAGGCAAAACAACTGTGGCGAATGAATTGCTTAAAGAATATTCGCTTGAATTCTTGAATGCTGACCTGATCGCGATTAAAGCCAAAAGCAGAATAAGTGCGGGAAAAATGTTCATTAAAATAATGGACAAAGCGATCGATAGAAAAGCGTCCATCGCGGCAGAGTCCACCCTATCAGGCAGCTCTCTTGCAAAAACGGTCAAAAAAGTTAAAAGACTTGGTTATCGCGTTTCAATTATATATATTTTTGTGGATAATCCCAAAGTCGCGCTCGAGCGGATAAAAGTCAGGGTAGAAGCCGGGGGCCACGATGTTCCAAAAGAGGATGTTATTAGGCGATTTTATCGAAGCAAAGAGAATTTTTGGCGTATCTATAAAGATATTGCGGATGAATGGACAATACTCTATAATGGCATGGAGAGGCTTGTTCCAGTGGCCGCCGGAGGAAAGTCGGGCTTTGAGATCATGGATGACAGCCTGTTCAATCTTTTTAAAAAGGGCAAATAA
- a CDS encoding sulfite exporter TauE/SafE family protein, which yields MELAGLIAVGLAAGTLSGLLGVGGATILIPALVLLYSMTQHMAQGTSLAALLLPVGILAVLKYHQAGNINWKFALLMALGFLIGGYIGAHFAQPLPDAFLKKMFGAYLLVIGLQMIFFS from the coding sequence ATGGAATTGGCGGGCCTGATCGCCGTCGGCCTGGCGGCCGGGACGCTAAGCGGCCTCCTCGGTGTCGGCGGGGCGACGATCCTGATCCCCGCTCTCGTCCTCCTCTATAGTATGACCCAGCACATGGCCCAGGGAACCTCGCTGGCTGCTTTACTGTTACCGGTCGGTATTTTGGCTGTGCTGAAGTACCACCAGGCGGGAAATATTAACTGGAAGTTCGCGCTGTTGATGGCGCTCGGTTTCCTGATCGGCGGCTACATCGGCGCCCACTTCGCCCAACCCTTGCCCGATGCCTTCCTTAAAAAGATGTTTGGGGCGTATCTCCTGGTGATCGGGTTGCAGATGATCTTTTTTAGTTAA
- a CDS encoding GatB/YqeY domain-containing protein translates to MAELFAKLNADLIAAMKARDELRLSVIRMMKSKVLYVNARGDLPEADVIKIVTKYGKDIKESIEEFKKVGRAVEVAQAEKELAIVQSYLPKELTPDEIKGLVQQAITETGAVSIKEMGNVMKAVLAKAPGADGKIVSQFVRELLK, encoded by the coding sequence GTGGCTGAATTATTTGCCAAGCTTAATGCCGATCTGATCGCCGCGATGAAGGCCAGGGACGAGCTCCGTCTCTCCGTTATCCGGATGATGAAGAGCAAGGTCCTCTACGTTAACGCCCGCGGCGATCTGCCGGAAGCGGACGTGATCAAGATCGTGACCAAGTACGGCAAGGATATCAAGGAGTCGATCGAGGAGTTTAAGAAAGTCGGCCGCGCGGTCGAAGTTGCCCAAGCGGAGAAAGAGCTGGCGATCGTCCAGTCGTATCTCCCCAAAGAGCTAACCCCGGACGAGATCAAAGGGTTGGTGCAACAAGCGATCACGGAGACTGGCGCTGTTTCGATCAAAGAGATGGGGAACGTCATGAAGGCGGTCCTGGCCAAGGCCCCGGGGGCGGACGGCAAGATCGTCAGCCAGTTTGTCCGGGAACTTCTAAAGTAA
- a CDS encoding YHS domain-containing protein, translated as MAIDLVCGMTVDEKTAKWIAEYKGQKYYFCNKPDMEAFKKEPEKYISKTE; from the coding sequence ATGGCAATTGATCTCGTTTGCGGCATGACGGTAGACGAAAAGACGGCTAAATGGATCGCGGAATATAAAGGGCAAAAGTACTATTTTTGTAATAAGCCCGATATGGAAGCGTTCAAGAAGGAGCCGGAGAAGTATATTTCGAAGACCGAATAA
- a CDS encoding FtsQ-type POTRA domain-containing protein yields MKARTKKKRSFRFKLFLFLAGAVLFSLATYYILALPIWRIQDVVVNGANLLSAEEVRDLSGVPVAENLFLTSFARVRDNLKKITAIKEFHIYRIPPATVLIRISERRPFAVLLLNGRSAIIDREGYILNRSANLTFNIPKMTELPVFSARGTAEGEQVDPRAAELAGQVIGELSPMLGARNLHAEISDYEKINFLLDDLLRVKLGRNEEIKRKLAVFRALLPAVEGNWPAVEYIDVRYPDNPVIKYK; encoded by the coding sequence TTGAAAGCGCGTACTAAAAAAAAGCGCTCGTTCCGCTTTAAACTTTTCCTCTTCCTGGCCGGAGCCGTTCTGTTTAGCCTGGCTACATATTATATCCTGGCCCTGCCGATCTGGCGGATCCAGGATGTCGTCGTCAACGGCGCCAATCTCCTCTCCGCCGAGGAGGTCCGCGACCTCTCCGGCGTCCCCGTGGCCGAGAACCTCTTTCTGACCAGCTTCGCCCGGGTCCGCGACAACTTGAAAAAGATCACCGCCATCAAGGAGTTCCATATCTACCGGATCCCGCCGGCCACCGTCCTGATCCGGATCAGTGAACGCCGGCCCTTTGCCGTCCTCCTCCTCAACGGCCGCTCGGCGATCATCGACCGCGAGGGATACATCCTGAACCGTAGCGCCAACCTGACCTTCAACATCCCGAAGATGACGGAACTGCCGGTCTTCTCCGCCCGGGGGACAGCCGAAGGGGAACAGGTCGATCCCCGGGCCGCCGAGCTGGCCGGCCAGGTGATCGGTGAGCTCTCCCCCATGCTTGGCGCCCGCAATCTCCATGCCGAGATCAGCGATTACGAAAAGATCAATTTTCTCCTCGACGACCTCCTCCGCGTCAAGCTCGGCCGCAATGAAGAGATCAAGCGGAAGCTGGCGGTCTTTCGAGCGCTCCTCCCGGCGGTCGAGGGAAACTGGCCGGCGGTAGAGTATATCGACGTCCGCTATCCCGATAATCCCGTCATAAAATATAAGTAA